The Magnolia sinica isolate HGM2019 chromosome 3, MsV1, whole genome shotgun sequence genome includes the window acgatccttcctgtcgaatttcgtaAACCGCGACCTATAACCAGcttttgcgcacgaccctaagtcgcaccCGTATATCTGAATTGGtttgacctgagacttataccttagcgacccaccgtcgccgcggttccaacgccgcgtcttatgcACCTATGTGATactcaggctaggagttgtgggtccGTGTTTATTTCGTTTAAACGCTGCAGGTTGTAAATCtcgagaagagaatctctacaatttatcaaatcaatccaatcaattagttaagtacaacacccatccctctcttaccaacaaggcatggcaacccatacctctctcatctaaagtcaactctctctctctctctctctctctctctctctccacccatcccttccttacacccatcactccatgcctttcatcccatcacttctctctctctctctctctctctccacccatcccttccttacacccatcactccatgcctttcatcccatcacctctctctctctctctctctctctctctctccccacccatcccttccttacacccatcactccatgcctttcatcccatcacttttctctctctctctctctcatttctctcttcactcccaagcaatccCAAGAGACGAGAgaccgtccaagctcttccatgagagagccaagtgtgtggcccactccctaccccataTCTCTtaattcaacccttcaatcttcatttcCCACAATCAAAGAGaaagcttaggagcttagcattccaaggagccaagaaggagcgaaaTTGTGAGTGTTCATGGCGCTAGATTTTGATTTTCTAGGTCCACACgatttttggggcccatcttgatgtatgcatatacatggacactacaagaaatttcacttttacctacgaaaaatttcgtaggtaaatgatattatttcgtaggcaaagaattttacctacgaaatatttcgtcggtaaattcgttggtaaaaagccgtggctaaagacttttaccgacgcaaaaatgtcatcgttggcaatgggaagacttttaccaacgaaattaaaaactttgttaagactttAGCTACGAAGTGTTAAAACTTTTCCCTACGaacatttcgtagctaaaaactttgttaaaacttttacctacgaacattttcgtagctaaaaactttgttaaaattTTCACCTACGAATTTTTTCATAGGTACAAACGGTGTTAGGACTTTTACTTACCagcattttcgtagctacaaactttattaaaacttttagctacgacatgtttcgtaggtacaaactgtattaagACCTTTACCTATGAATGTTTCTGTAGCTATAAACTtagttaaaacttttacctacgaatttattcgtaggtacaaacggttttaagacttttacctacgaacgttttcgtagctacaaactttgttAAAGCTTTTAACTAtgacatgtttcgtaggtacaaactgtattaaaacttttacctacgaacgttttcgtagctaataactatgttaatacttttacctacaaaattttgcgttggtacaaacggtgttaagacttttacctacgaaaggtttcgtaggtacaaactgtgctaagactttttacctatgaaatttgacgtaggtaaaactgttgataaaacttttacctacgaaatgattcgtaggtaataaaatgtgaatgaaccttttacctgcgaaaaaattcgtaggtaaaaatgtcgatgaaacttttacctacgaaaattttcgtaggtaaaagtctctttttttttcctttttttttttttgcaaaaattcttgttatacacttgttacaatatatttcattatattcatattttcatttttccaaacagacataaactacatccatccaaacacaaatcacatccatacatacacaaatagtcttatccacattacattcatccacgcacaaatacatataagtttaacattcttatataaaataaatcataaataaaatatgacaaatcacaaagatgaaggcggaggtggtggggcatcgatgggtaagcgtgcagcgagaaCCTGTAATATCTcctgcatccgtcgctcatgctccacccgcatatcctccatcctcctctcttgctcctccctctgcctctcctacTCCTCCTTCTGCCTCtcatgctcctccctctgcctcgccagttgGTCTTTGATCTCATCGACGGCGCCCCGTAGATGTTGAACCTCTTTCTCTgcgatatcagctcggcgtaTGGCGCTCTCGCCAGCGACGGATCGGCTGGATGCaactctagcgggtgccatgagcttggcaccatggccaagcccacgcacatatccagaacgtgtgccaagcacctcgctcaggatctctggctcactccgctgagtaccatctggagtgggctgactgcgtatggCGTCCATCGCCGCCTGTGATGAAAacatgaattttcataacaaataacattcttataattcaatgcaattaaattttacaatgtaacaatttttacccaattctcgctggctgtaggatgtacccaagatcccgtcgcctgccGACAATGAGTCTCtctgtagaagtctactggtccgggctcctgtccagtgacggaatctcgctgcacAATCAAAATGACAATAGagctaatataaatgcatggaaaaatatatcaacttaataataacCAGTAACTTCTTACCATGTCGCGACGAagttgtacaaatgactttgaaccagttaTATGGTTCACTTCCAACTTTCCCCTGTTCGCAGAACTTATTTTGCTcatcttctgaacacattattcataatatattattattaattgtgaatttaattgttaccttaagatatcgtaaatatgtaaatattacctgaaaagactcAGACGAAAATCTCTCACAGAGTATTCGCCAATCGTCAATGGTCACGTGCGGCGGTGCGGTCAATACGGCCTCCTCGAGGCTCCTGCACCGCTTGTACCGCTGGTGTAAATTACTGCGGTACTCCTTAAACCGCTCCTTGATCATGTTGTCGACGGCATGAGAAATGTActgaacactcaaatccaagacaaatttatcctgtaattttgtaaataatggattaaggtaataaacttattaagaaaataacttaaccataaatgaaattttacaaaataaaatttaatttactaaattttaccgtaaggcgctgacggatgtgctgccgcacatcatctgtcacgtctaccCAACGGGGGGTGGTGGTAGGGATCAGAGATCgacataagacaccgacctccgatgtaaacaacctggcattgtccccaacaggtctaaggcagtcctgtgggaactctactgtcaccctaccctcacgcgtaagtttctgtaaaactaacccacgcgtgggtccacgtcctcgtcggctaGTCGACGATGCTGtcacaaaagaaatatgtaagtctattGTATCAACAGAAGtctttaaaagaaatatatgtctagacttacatgcagtgcttGGTGTATGAACGATTGATGGATCAGATGCCtgtgatgcaacatgtgacggcgatgCTGTCTCCGCCGCATCACgggtggaaggggtagatccagtgcccGAACGACGTCTCCTACCTGGTGCCATCACTGGATATGTGCGATGTACGAACTTGTAAATTTATACAATGTcagtacaagtggaatatactaaaacattatacaagtagtgttgatggaagaatgcatttgtgcttatgcttagagagatgattaaaatatgattatatcattacactataatgcatgcaaaatataataaaactgtaaatatTAATCTATAACCTCtgaaaattccattacacattgtcattctatattaaatacacatatttcgttgtaatacgaaacaactctgaggtaaactatccgaagtactccctggTAAGTTATCGTACGCTGCAGAATTATATGTCAAGTTATGTGAAGTACTCGACATTGTTACAGCTAACAtgtcagtcacaataggagaaatttggtctctcgggactccattcagatgtgcaagtgacataACCGCATCTTCCATACGAAGTTTTCCACGGTTATAATCCTTTGTCAGCTCCGAAATTTCTCTGAGATTGTTTAATTTGTCATCTGAGTCAGCgtcgatatattcctccctacGCTCATCGACCAGACTGGGTATTTCTTTGGCCCTACTTAAAGAAGATGGGGCCGAAAAGTCCATCCGCAACAGttgatgaagtatgttgcgtgctTCCGCTATGCtccggtttgaggaggacatgatcagaaattgactcaactgcaaatgtagattataaacaagtcaattaaaggaataaattatGACTTGTTATTTTCACATATACATGTAATACACAAATtatttgaattgaaaaatgacatgtaaattatgtgtacatttaataatcaccgtctgtatcactatcgcttaggattATTTCTTcatcaccatcactatcgctgatcagtatttcctcttcatcgtctgcaacgtcatcatcaatgaaaccgctatcatctctaacaatgtcatgtattattgaggcatcaacatgatcaggtggcacatcatctctgtccaattgcaccacatcaatatcaacatttgaATTAGTCCCTATATCCCTAGATGGcacgtcttcttgatatgcttgttcaaccctagacgttTCATTTCCCCCATCCTcgttatcttcaacttctggtacgggaacgtcaaatacgttcctgggctttattttctgtaccacgtgccaagagccgcctaacttggtgtcagcgaggtaaaatacttgttcagcttggctggcgaggataaatgggtcatccttaaaccactttcgagataaatttacgctcgtaaagtagttgtcagtctgtattccctacttcttattttcaatgtcccaccaattacatttaaataagtacacccgctttctcatacaataactcagctcaataatatctgtcaaaacaccataaaagtcaatttttaCCTCCTCATGCATttccttcacaaccaccccactattttgtgtggtcctatacttctcacgttctttagtgtggaaccgaatcccgtttacaatataacctgtatatctagatacacgtttATCAGGGCCAAACGCCAGTGAGTAaagtgcatcagacgcatccaCAGAGTTGCTAGcgcgcaacgtcttcatctattatcacgtaCAGAATGTAATTATTTAggaattttcttaggtttaaatattatgcaatataacaaaattctaagtgtggtgagatacaatgtgataTCTTACACGTTTTGCAaaccattctggaaactgatcttgatgcattcgatcataatttgttgggtattgggacttcatctcctCGATGTTTCACTACACATAATTAgcacgtcatcagcaagaaacattaaaaTCATCGTATGCAGTGATACAATTATCGAGGaaagacttactctaagtatgactctatttcttcacaattatgcaacacataccaccgtGTCTTTACTTGATACCCGAAGTCCATATCTTGAAAtgtcggggatcctaaaggatgaatgttatgtgcgaatacagatatgagtccttgttcatgctcctgcccttcatcggcattccgatcttctcgattgaatctagtctctatgccatgaagatacatggagcaaaatgtcaggcactcattatcaatgtatgcCTCTGCAATGGATCCCTCTggacgtgccttattcctcacaaattgttttagtgtgtgaaggtatctgtacacaaaactaTATGTTAAAAaatatggatatatgtagtttatggaatgaataaaatttttaataggttcttccacctttcgatcggatacatccaacgatattgtactgggcctgcaagcttcgcctcgtgcggtaagtgaatcgctaggtgtaccataaCATCGAAGAACGcaggtggaaatattctttcaagtttgcaaaggattacgacaatgtccctctccagtcgtttaataacctctacattcaacgatttcaaacacaaatccttaaagaatatccccaactcaatcaacgccgcactgatatccttgctcaggaatccacgaatcgcaaccgGTAGTAGACATTGTAGAaagacatgacaatcatgacttttcattcctaataccttacagtccgtaatgtTTACGCGCCGACatatttgacgcatacccatcgggaaacttcaccgatctcaaccattcacataaacgcttcttttctagttttgtcaatgtgtagctagctgctggtatagtatatgaatttccatgtggttgcaagtgcaactctttccttaagcccattgcttgtagatccaatcgagccttgaaactgtcttttgttttcttctctatgttcatcaatgttccgaaaatattgtcacatatattcttctcattatgcatgacatccaagtcgtgtcgcaatttcagatcactccaatagggtaactcaaaaaaaatgctcttcttccttcagttatagtccaatactgtatgtttccttttcttcaagtgcGATACCTTACCAAATTTAACTTCTCCAATATTACTtagttgttgtatcacatcttttccagatagctctttcgggggtggcctatgatcttgtttgccatcaaagatcattgtcttcctacgccaactatgatcactcagaaggaagcgacgatgacccatataacacgttttcttaccatgcttcaatgataatgaacaagtctcaataccacatgtaggacaagccaactttccctttgtgctccacccagacaaatttccatacgcgggaaagtcatttattgtccacaagaccgctgcatgcaaacgaaatgtctgtcctgcaaatgtgtcatacgtctgtacaccttgactccacaactcatttaactcatctactaacggtcgcaaatacacatcaatgtcattctcaggtgacctgggtccaggaataagcaacgacaacatgaaaaatgactccttcatacacaaccaaggagaaaaattgtagggcataagtaccactgacCACATACtatacgagctactcatattaccaaatggattaaaaccatcacttgcaagacctagtcgaacattgcgagaatcctttgcaaaccagtcatattgtttgtcaaaattttgccaggcttcagagtccgcagggtgccttagtgtactatcatcatgaacgcgtttctccttatgccacctcatatcttcagccgtcttgcGAGACATAAACAATTTGCAAtttgggtttcaatgggaagtaccttaacaccttctgtGGGATTTTCTTATGCTTGGCTTCGTTATACCTAGACTCTccgcattctggacacttttcaacattttcaagctctttccaatacaatacacaatcatttatacatgcgtGAATTCggatgtaaccaaggcccaagtctcgcatcaaggattttgcctcgtaatgggacttaggcaatgtctcaccgtctagtaatgcttctttcaacaagtcaagcaacatgtcaaacgatttattactccaacgatttattgtctttaaatgaagtaaccttgtaagaaaatttaacttggagaagttctcacaccccggataaagtggacgttgtgcatccctcaacaacctactaaacttttctaatttgacattacccataggaggaatatcttggctactacttgtcgctgcaaaatcagtatccgcaattgttcccctgaacacatcccctatgatttcttgcatttcgtcaacatcttcatcctcatcatccggcacaattgggtcaacaattacttcagtggcctcaactctttggtggaactcttcaccatgatggatccaccaagtagtggagctcctcccatctccgccGTCTCTTTTTCCCTCcacctctcattttttttctctctctctctctctctattttttcctggtttgatggcccacctttgatgcgtatatgagatccacactgtccacaaaTGGGACagccttgctggactgtccagggCCACGCTGCTTGTTTTTTGGCTAACCAGTACGGTGGGGGAAACGCcaagatcaacttgatcccaagttgggtggcccacctacgtggaccccctctgatgtatgtattttaaccatgccgtccacctagtgggcccaccttgttgccgtCATAGGGCCTGCATGACAGGCCAGTCATGCAGGGCTATTTGATGGGAAACgtaaaatatcagctttatccagaaattctggtgggccactcacgtgggccccaccttagtgtatgtatctgatccacaccattcatccaatttcctagctcattttaggcgttgagacgaaaaatgaagccaatccgaatctctgccaagccacatcatagaaaatagtgatattTACTGTTAAAATCTGTTAGGGCTCACTGTAAGACTTCTGCACGTCAAAATATGCTGAATATTGGGTTCGTTGAGTCTGTCATGAGCCATAAaatccaacagatggactggatcatcttgatatgggccccacctatgaaaaaccacaattaaacgaaaaaaataaattaagaaaaggGGCCTGGACACCACTTGCTGTCAACATCCAGCTGCTTGTGTTTGgcagggacagtgggtcccaccttgatgtatgtcgaacatttacactatgcatttgatgggtcccctttaaaaatgtgATTTccccaaaattcagccgtacatggaactcaggggGTGCACACTACAAAAAGGGAgcaggagattgaacgtctatcattgaaaccttatttgggtcatagaagttttggatctatatgaaatttatttttcctcttaattcaggtctttgtgaccttatgagtagattggatggaaaataaacattatggtgggcccgacgtgggacccacctgtgaagaggATGGGTTGGTGTAtgcttacaccagctatatagctgctgtattgatgtcccaagttctgtgggtcaaatCGCAAGgtatgtgtgatatccacaccgtccatccactgtccactatttgagacggtgggacccacctccatgtatgtgttaaatccacaccatgcatccaccgtgatgcatgtgtttcatcttaACCGTCCACCTACCGGGCCACACTGGCTAAATAGCTATtatactgacgtcagcaagtttgtgGTCTGATCATGGGAGtgtgttatatctcaaccgtTCATCTATGGGTCCCACGCAAGGACTgacctgtgatgtatgtatttcatcctcaccgtccaacatATGGACCGTGAGCTCCCACTTGATACACACGTGTGGCATCCTTGCTGTCCAGTGTAAGGAcagtgggatccatcatgatgtatatgcattatgtccgcaccgtccatctgaggACATAAgacaccttaatgtatgggtttcatcctcaccgtccagggaCATGGGTcctacatgatatatgtgttttatctatactgtccaaCCATCTGTAGAGATCGTTATATggaattacaaagagaatgaaatagatctaaattccaagtgggtcccaccattatgtatgttatCCATGATGTCCAGCAGCCGTGGGTcacaacgtgatgtatgtgttataaatcAGCAgcgatggtgggactcacatgatgtatatgtttcacatCCACACGGTCcacttgatggggcccattcgccacgagcagggcccacttgctatatgtgcagggcccattgtgactatatgagaggcccattgttgtggcccattacgatgtatatgaggccctgaggtgtggcccattgtgatgtatttgaagcccatgtaatgtggcccattgtgatgtatatgaggcccgtatatgaggcccattataatgagcATGCAGCCCGTcttaaaggcccattgtgatatatatgaggcccatgaaatgtggcccattatgaagtatatgtggtccatgagtgaggcccatatgatgcggcccattgtgatgtgtattaggcacatgtaatgcggcccattgtgatgagtgaggcttatgtgatacagcccactgtgatatatattaggcccatgtggtgtggcccattgtgatgtgtattagacacatgtgatgcggcccattgtgatgtatttgaggcccaagtatgaggcctaatgtgatctatatgaggcccatgagtgaggcccaatgcgatgtatataaagaccttatgtgaggcccaaggtgatgtatatgaggcccattgtaaggcccgtatcttagaccgtaccgttccgtaggcttccgtggtcctcccggttgaatttcggcaagccgcaacctgtaatcggcatttgcgcgcaaccctaagtcatatcctgtattcaagagttggctcaacccgagacttatatcttTGTGACCACGCcgttgccgcagttccaatgccgtgtctcaCCCGCCGAttcgatacctgggccaggaatTCTGGGCAGGCGTATTTTTTGATGAAACGCCGCACATTACGGATTCctagaaaatctctacaacccatcccacaATCAAATTAAGTACAACCCATatcctacccatccctctctcacccaaagtcaacaacacccttactcatcccattcctttcttactaacaagtcaacaagcaccatacctcccatgtcatacacatcacctctctctctctctctctctctctctctcatttcacactccattttcaagcaactcccAACTCCCAAGGGTGGATGTCTAAGCTTTCCAAGAGGagagttaggtgtggcccacttccctaccccaatctccaccatccaatcgtcatctacctccatcaaagttgaagccgaggagcttagcttgccattgatccaagaagagataaggtgggtgttcatagtaccttttcttttgatttagggcccacatatggtgggacccatcttgatgtatgatttgtatcaaagagggacccatagtggtggggttccTCTGCTatttcgatctctctctctctctctattttttttatggagtgtgtcccacttgatccatgccatccacgagatggaccccaccatgaagtatgtattttatttaggccatccaccaagtgggcccacataggtggtgaaatcccactacggcataaGTGTGATAGTGTATGGTggacgctgctgccagcgtcTAGAGTACACTGCAGCAAGTAGCGTCCAACTTGCTTGTAGCGGAGAGGAGTGTGtgacccacaacaggccccacccacgatgcatgtatttaatccacaccgtccatccaattttccaactcattttaggcattgagccgaaaaatgaagccaatccgaaccTCTGGCGGGCCATATTGTAAAAACAACGGTTTTGGGTGATTTAATCTGTTAGGGTCCGCTGTGATGTTTTTGTGAgtcaaaacatgctgaatattgggcttgttagatgcGTCTCGGGTCATAGAACCCAACCGACGGAGTatatcctcctgatgtgggccccacctatgaaaaactatgagaaaataaaaaaatatgcagaaacgttgttgctgccagcgtcctctggacgctgcagcaagtagtGTCCTTGCTGCTTGTTTGAAGagtgggatggtgggccccaccacatgtcccaccatgatgcgtgttgaacatcaataccgttcatttgatgggccccttttaattattgggatatcccaaaaaaatcaaccgtacatggggctcaggtggtccacaccaccaaaagtagtagtggattgaacatctaccattgaaacctttttgagtcatagaagttttggatcgatatgaaatttttttcctctttattcaggtctttatgaccttatgtacagatgggatggaaataaatgttatggtgggccccacgtgggacccactgatgtaagtgttttacccacaccgtccccaCGTGTGGgaagtgggacggctggtgtacctcactctaaCTATATAGTTGATGTAGTGACGTCACCGAATcatgtggggcttaccttgatttatgtggtatgtattcacaccgtccagcagctgtggacccctcttgatgtatgttttaaccaTGTCGTCCAAGCATAACACATGGGgccctaatatgatgtatgtgttgtgtctgCGCGTCTAGCATCTGGATGGTAGAccaccttgttatatgtattttatcctcaccatccagttgtctggatggtgggccctactatgatgtatgttttgatcccaCACCGTCCCATCTGGACGTGGGATGGTGGgacaccaccgtgatgtatgtgtttctcccacaccgtccagtggtgtcgtgggccacaccttgatgtatttattgtatccacattatccatccctggacatggggcccaccttggtgatgtatcTGCCGCATCGTCCAGCATGGGCGGTGGGCttgctatgatgtatgtgtttcattctatgttgtccatctgtttgataggtgggaaccaccttgatggatgtgtttcattccATGCCGTCCGTGGGACGTAGGCGCTACGTGATGTATTGTTTGATTCCAACGGCCCAATCTGATTTGTATATGGCCCATTTAacaaggctcgatgtgatgtaatgaggtccattgtgatgtattttcggcccatttggtgaggcccatgtgatgtatttatagctcatatgcagggcccacctgttgtgtatttggaGACAATATATTCTGGCCCTTGAATAAGACCCAACTTGGGGTATTcattgcccattgtgatgtattcgaggcccatgtgatgaggcccatcatgatgcgtattaggcccatgtatgcggcccattgtattatatattaggctcatgtgagtggcccaatttgatgtatatgaggcccatgagtgaggcccagatggcgaggctcgatgtgatgtgtgagaggcccatgcgatgtagcccacttgatgtgtaaatggcccttatgtgaggccatgagctcaCTATATgttttggctttatgtgggctacTCATTGgaaacaatgttggttagatgtccacattgatgggcaatgatggttaaatgtctacattgtgaccttcccttaagccccttgttaggctgattatcaaggtcgattattgatgtcgattatgaggccgatttcaattatcgaagatgattatcaatgtcgattatcgaagccgattctgattgtcgagaccgattccgattatcaaggctgattccgattgtcgaggccgattgtataggccgattattgaggccgattatcgataccaattacgaGTATATCATCTGAtaaccgattatgagtatgtgacagcatagcatcatgatacatacctatacgcatcatctgcatgttcgttatgagatcagaatctcaggtggaccacaccaccgaaaacagtggtgattgaatgcccactactaaaaacttcttatgggccacaaaaatgtTGGGTCAAgacgatatttgta containing:
- the LOC131241463 gene encoding uncharacterized protein LOC131241463, which gives rise to MSKISSANRGKLEVNHITGSKSFVQLRRDMRDSVTGQEPGPVDFYRETHCRQATGSWVHPTASENWAAMDAIRSQPTPDGTQRSEPEILSEVLGTRSGYVRGLGHGAKLMAPARVASSRSVAGESAIRRADIAEKEVQHLRGAVDEIKDQLARQREEHERQKEE
- the LOC131241464 gene encoding uncharacterized protein LOC131241464, yielding MAPGRRRRSGTGSTPSTRDAAETASPSHVASQASDPSIVHTPSTASSSTSRRGRGPTRGLVLQKLTREGRVTVEFPQDCLRPVGDNARLFTSEVGVLCRSLIPTTTPRWVDVTDDVRQHIRQRLTVKFSKLNFIL